A single window of Leishmania infantum JPCM5 genome chromosome 35 DNA harbors:
- the BT1 gene encoding putative folate/biopterin transporter: protein MPPKEVEHGSASTELLNQYAKYFPHVLFTSDEAFEKHAATLDPEAYKNCVDLPEGEEPPESNPREHMYVLTTLVGRNPTTAAFVATRGSDPSEKVVAKFVMLNDDRQATYARSELHCLAACKHFGIVKHFDDFKSDDKLLLIMEYGSGGDLNKQIKQRLKEHLPFQEYEVGLLFYQIVLALDEVHSRRMMHRDLKSANIFLMPTGIIKLGDFGFSKQYSDSVSLDVASSFCGTPYYLAPELWERKRYSKKADMWSLGVILYELLTLHRPFKGPSQREIMQQVLYGKYDPFPCPVSSSMQALLDPLLSKNPNERPTTQQLLHTEFLKYVANLFQDIVRHSETISPSDRTEILRQLQESGERAPLPSSIRYGVMTSQVTHGGYLYKYGSDYRWKKRYFYIGDGQLRISLSENPENDGVAPKSVNLETVGDVFPVPEVYSQKHPNQLVLWFNNGQKIIAYANTMEDRDMWISKFHRACGM from the coding sequence ATGCCGCCGAAGGAAGTCGAGCATGGCAGCGCAtcgacggagctgctgaaccAGTACGCCAAGTACTTCCCACATGTCCTCTTCACCAGCGATGAAGCCTTCGAGAAGCATGCCGCGACCCTCGATCCTGAGGCGTACAAGAACTGCGTAGATCTGCCGGAAGGCGAGGAGCCGCCAGAGTCGAACCCGCGGGAGCACATGTATGTGCTGACGACGCTGGTGGGCCGCAACccgaccaccgccgcctttgTGGCCACGCGCGGCTCGGACCCGTCGGAGAAGGTTGTGGCCAAGTTTGTCATGCTGAACGATGACCGGCAGGCCACGTACGCCCGAAGTGAGCTGCACTGCCTTGCCGCGTGCAAGCACTTTGGCATTGTAAAGCACTTCGACGACTTCAAGTCCGACGACAAGCTGTTGCTTATTATGGagtacggcagcggcggcgacctcAACAAGCAGATCAAGCAGCGCCTGAAGGAACACCTGCCGTTTCAGGAATACGAGGTCGGGCTTCTATTCTACCAGATTGTGCTGGCCTTGGACGAGGTGCACAGTCGCCGCATGATGCACCGTGATTTGAAAAGTGCCAACATCTTCCTCATGCCCACCGGCATCATCAAACTCGGCGACTTCGGCTTCTCCAAGCAGTACAGTGACTCCGTCTCGCTCGATGTGGCGTCGTCGTTCTGCGGTACCCCGTACTACCTTGCCCCGGAGCTGTGGGAGCGCAAGCGGTACAGCAAGAAGGCCGATATGTGGTCCCTCGGTGTCATTCTGTATGAACTGCTCACCCTGCACCGTCCCTTCAAGGGGCCGTCGCAGCGCGAGATTATGCAGCAGGTGCTCTACGGCAAGTACGACCCGTTTCCGTGCCCTGTGTCGAGCAGCATGCAAGCGTTGCTGGACCCGCTGCTGTCAAAGAACCCGAACGAGCGGCCGACCACGCAGCAATTGCTGCACACGGAATTCCTCAAATACGTGGCAAACCTGTTCCAGGATATTGTGCGTCACTCCGAAACCATCTCGCCTAGCGATAGGACAGAGATTCtgaggcagctgcaggagagcggcgagcgagccccgttgccgtcgtcgatCCGCTATGGCGTAATGACCTCACAGGTGACCCACGGCGGGTATCTGTACAAGTACGGCTCTGACTACCGCTGGAAGAAGCGTTACTTCTACATTGGTGACGGCCAGCTGCGCATCTCGCTGAGCGAGAACCCCGAGAATGACGGCGTGGCCCCCAAGTCCGTTAACCTGGAGACGGTGGGTGACGTCTTCCCTGTACCTGAGGTGTACTCGCAGAAGCACCCGAACCAGCTGGTGCTGTGGTTCAACAACGGCCAGAAGATCATCGCGTACGCCAACACGATGGAGGACAGGGACATGTGGATCTCAAAGTTTCACCGCGCATGCGGTATGTAA